Proteins found in one Pelmatolapia mariae isolate MD_Pm_ZW linkage group LG7, Pm_UMD_F_2, whole genome shotgun sequence genomic segment:
- the LOC134631530 gene encoding RCC1 domain-containing protein 1-like isoform X1, producing MRWFGFGFNAFGQICVQEKSGRGESSSAPHQVKVSHPAELSSHVDRSGCCLKTSQIRVSWSRRASLHLEGDSCLSLAGFGESVSSEDTGISKIESHGCKDVFISESHLTLAFPDRIETWDLQKREKSPSWSMDIKTDAEGSDVNLPLVPGGYIALKPPFYCTLPGHLKARSLALGAEHAVLLTASGAVYSWGLGSHGQLGHGVLTSEEEPRAVEALWGMPMTHVATGGWHSACISDGGDLYVWGWNESGQLGLPSRGLRKSQQKTSQQTEELCCDTSTPPDETLKEEEEHEDVFISIQAFPALLDVSSSCEIRTVSCGSRHTAAVTTTGDLYTWGWGEYGQLGHQTVTSSDEPQRVEFFRAEQMRVLDVVCGTWNTFAAAVKEEVACAENSTKCTC from the exons ATGCGCTGGTTTGGGTTCGGCTTCAACGCCTTTGGACAGATATGTGTCCAGGAAAAGTCAGGCAGAGGAGAAAGTAGCAGCGCGCCCCACCAAGTCAAAGTAAGTCACCCAGCAGAGCTCAGCAGTCACGTGGATAGAAGTGGATGCTGCTTGAAGACAAGTCAGATCAGAGTGAGCTGGAGTCGAAGAGCATCTTTACATTTAGAGG GAGACAGCTGCCTGAGCTTGGCAGGTTTTGGGGAATCGGTCTCCAGCGAGGACACTGGTATTTCTAAAATAGAGAGCCATGGTTGTAAAGATGTATTCATCAGTGAATCGCACTTGACCCTGGCCTTCCCAGACAGGATTGAGACCTGGGATCTGCAGAAGAGGGAGAAGAGTCCATCATGGAGCATGGATATAAAAACCGACGCAGAGGGTTCTG atGTGAATTTGCCATTGGTCCCTGGAGGTTACATTGCCTTAAAGCCTCCCTTCTACTGCACCTTACCAGGACACCTGAAAGCCAGGAGCCTAGCACTGGGTGCAGAGCATGCTGTTCTTCTTACTGCCTCTGGAGCAGTGTACAGCTGGGGACTGGGCAG CCATGGTCAGCTGGGGCATGGAGTGCTCACCTCTGAGGAGGAGCCCAGAGCAGTGGAGGCACTCTGGGGGATGCCCATGACCCATGTGGCTACAGGAGGCTGGCACTCAGCTTGCATTAGTG ATGGGGGTGACCTTTATGTGTGGGGCTGGAATGAGAGCGGCCAGCTTGGACTTCCTTCTCGAGGTCTGAGGAAATCTCAGCAGAAAACTAGTCAACAAACAG AAGAATTATGCTGTGATACCAGCACACCACCAGATGAAACGctaaaggaggaagaggagcatgAAGATGTGTTCATATCAATCCAGGCGTTCCCCGCTCTGCTGGATGTCTCTTCATCATGTGAAATCCGAACAGTAAGCTGTGGTTCCCGCCACACAGCTGCAGTAACAA CCACTGGTGACCTCTACACTTGGGGATGGG GGGAATACGGCCAACTGGGACACCAAACAGTAACTAGTTCGGATGAACCGCAGCGTGTGGAGTTTTTCAGGGCTGAGCAGATGCGTGTGCTCGATGTGGTGTGCGGGACATGGAACACATTTGCTGCTGCTGTAAAGGAGGAAGTAGCTTGTgctgaaaatagcacaaaatgCACTTGTTAA
- the LOC134631530 gene encoding RCC1 domain-containing protein 1-like isoform X2 has protein sequence MRWFGFGFNAFGQICVQEKSGRGESSSAPHQVKVSHPAELSSHVDRSGCCLKTSQIRVSWSRRASLHLEGDSCLSLAGFGESVSSEDTGISKIESHGCKDVFISESHLTLAFPDRIETWDLQKREKSPSWSMDIKTDAEGSDVNLPLVPGGYIALKPPFYCTLPGHLKARSLALGAEHAVLLTASGAVYSWGLGSHGQLGHGVLTSEEEPRAVEALWGMPMTHVATGGWHSACISDGGDLYVWGWNESGQLGLPSRGLRKSQQKTSQQTELCCDTSTPPDETLKEEEEHEDVFISIQAFPALLDVSSSCEIRTVSCGSRHTAAVTTTGDLYTWGWGEYGQLGHQTVTSSDEPQRVEFFRAEQMRVLDVVCGTWNTFAAAVKEEVACAENSTKCTC, from the exons ATGCGCTGGTTTGGGTTCGGCTTCAACGCCTTTGGACAGATATGTGTCCAGGAAAAGTCAGGCAGAGGAGAAAGTAGCAGCGCGCCCCACCAAGTCAAAGTAAGTCACCCAGCAGAGCTCAGCAGTCACGTGGATAGAAGTGGATGCTGCTTGAAGACAAGTCAGATCAGAGTGAGCTGGAGTCGAAGAGCATCTTTACATTTAGAGG GAGACAGCTGCCTGAGCTTGGCAGGTTTTGGGGAATCGGTCTCCAGCGAGGACACTGGTATTTCTAAAATAGAGAGCCATGGTTGTAAAGATGTATTCATCAGTGAATCGCACTTGACCCTGGCCTTCCCAGACAGGATTGAGACCTGGGATCTGCAGAAGAGGGAGAAGAGTCCATCATGGAGCATGGATATAAAAACCGACGCAGAGGGTTCTG atGTGAATTTGCCATTGGTCCCTGGAGGTTACATTGCCTTAAAGCCTCCCTTCTACTGCACCTTACCAGGACACCTGAAAGCCAGGAGCCTAGCACTGGGTGCAGAGCATGCTGTTCTTCTTACTGCCTCTGGAGCAGTGTACAGCTGGGGACTGGGCAG CCATGGTCAGCTGGGGCATGGAGTGCTCACCTCTGAGGAGGAGCCCAGAGCAGTGGAGGCACTCTGGGGGATGCCCATGACCCATGTGGCTACAGGAGGCTGGCACTCAGCTTGCATTAGTG ATGGGGGTGACCTTTATGTGTGGGGCTGGAATGAGAGCGGCCAGCTTGGACTTCCTTCTCGAGGTCTGAGGAAATCTCAGCAGAAAACTAGTCAACAAACAG AATTATGCTGTGATACCAGCACACCACCAGATGAAACGctaaaggaggaagaggagcatgAAGATGTGTTCATATCAATCCAGGCGTTCCCCGCTCTGCTGGATGTCTCTTCATCATGTGAAATCCGAACAGTAAGCTGTGGTTCCCGCCACACAGCTGCAGTAACAA CCACTGGTGACCTCTACACTTGGGGATGGG GGGAATACGGCCAACTGGGACACCAAACAGTAACTAGTTCGGATGAACCGCAGCGTGTGGAGTTTTTCAGGGCTGAGCAGATGCGTGTGCTCGATGTGGTGTGCGGGACATGGAACACATTTGCTGCTGCTGTAAAGGAGGAAGTAGCTTGTgctgaaaatagcacaaaatgCACTTGTTAA
- the LOC134631531 gene encoding calcium and integrin-binding protein 1-like, producing MGSTASQLSKESLSEYQELTFLTKQEILLAHKRFTELLEKHEKEQTDARVPMGRIITLPELKSNPFKERICQVFSTSEQKDGSLTFEDFLDLLSAFSDSATLEIKSHYAFRIFDFDDDGTLDCVDLEKLVNCLTGETNDAKLSSTEMKQLISNILEESDIDKDGTVNLSEFQHVISRSPDFVSSFKIVL from the exons GAGCTGACCTTCCTGACAAAACAAGAAATTCTTCT tgctcACAAGAGATTCACAGAACTGCTTgagaaacatgaaaaagaacaaacagaTGCCAGAGTACCAATGGGCAGGATTATTACTCTGCCTGAGCTCAAG TCCAACCCTTTCAAGGAAAGAATCTGCCAGGTGTTCTCAACCTCTGAACAAAAAGATGGAAGCCTCACTTTTGAGGACTTCCTGGATCTTCTGAGTGCCTTCAGCGACTCTGCTACTCTGGAAATCAAATCCCACTATGCATTCCGCatatttg ACTTTGATGATGATGGAACCCTGGACTGTGTTGATCTGGAGAAGCTGGTTAACTGCTTAACTGGTGAGACAAACGATGCAAAACTTTCCTCCACGGAAATGAAGCAGCTCATCAGCAAC ATTCTTGAAGAGTCAGACATCGACAAGGACGGAACTGTGAACCTCTCAGAGTTTCAGCACGTCATTTCAAGGTCTCCAGATTTTGTCAG TTCCTTCAAGATTGTGCTCTGA
- the unc45a gene encoding protein unc-45 homolog A isoform X1 yields MSETEKEKDPAALKEEGNTLFKEGDMQGAVCCYTKALKLSDSKADKAVLYRNRSACYLKLEEYSKAEADASKALDTDQGDVKARFRRAQAFQKLGRFDQAFLDAQRCAQLEPKNKAFQDLLRQLGAQIQQKSVQLNSTDARVQQMFSLLLDPSTKESDRQKAAQNLVVLSRDEAGAEQIFRNDGAKLIQKLLQSKLEDVVLSALRTLVGLCTGHQSRTMAIVNELGMEQLCAVMGSGASSVSLAACHLLQVMFEALTEGMKREIRGKDEAILPEPSKELRSMLRHLLEMMPASNVSGPGRDSAINLLVKQVPRKSLKNPDNSLTLWVVDQGLKKILEVAGTVPEISEGPPLTDNSHMSCSVLLSKLYDDLKSDKERENFNKLCEEYVQQHFSRPGLDGKLRAIQTVSVLLQGPSDVGNRTLEMSGMMDAVISLCASEDVTHQQVAVEALIHAAGKAKRASFITANGVSLLKDLYKKSENDRIRVRALVGLCKLGSAGGTDFSMKQFAEGSTLKLAKQCRKWLCNETLPPTSRRWSVEGLAYLTFDADVKEDLVEDKNALLAMFDLAKSEDKTVLFAVGSTLVNCTNSYDVEKPDPQMVELAKYAKQHVPEEHPKDAPSYVEKRLVKLLEAGVVSALVCMVKQESPALTEACRECIARVFLALVERQEDRGTVVAQGGGKALIPLASDNTDAGKIKAAQALAKITITSNPEIAFPGERIYEVVRPLASLLRLECTLLQNFEALMALTNLAGINDRLRQKIIKEKAVPKIEGYMFEEHDLVRASATECMCNLVLNTEVQKLYLATGNDRLKLLVLYSGEDDERLRKAAAGTLAMLTAEQPELCARIPGTTTHWLEIVQALLLSEIPDLRHRGVVIVQNMIQAEKSLAEKLIESEALEILSVLAKGGEGTPDAVSKIAQNSLDKAMEYGIIRSREEKEKSSGTEP; encoded by the exons ATGAGtgagactgaaaaagaaaag GACCCTGCCGCCCTGAAGGAGGAGGGAAACACTCTTTTCAAGGAAGGAGACATGCAGGGTGCTGTTTGCTGTTACACCAAAGCACTGAAGCTGAGTGACAGCAAGGCAGACAAAGCTGTACTGTACCGTAACCGCTCCGCTTGCTACCTTAAGCTGGAGGAGTACAGCAAGGCAGAGGCTGATGCCTCGAAAG CACTCGATACTGACCAAGGTGATGTGAAAGCCAGATTTCGGAGGGCCCAGGCATTTCAGAAACTTGGCCGGTTTGACCAGGCCTTTCTGGATGCTCAGAGATGTGCCCAACTGGAGCCCAAAAATAAAGCTTTCCAGGATCTGCTCAGACAGCTGGGAGCACAGATTCAGCAAAAG TCAGTGCAACTAAACTCCACCGATGCTCGTGTGCAGCAGATGTTCTCCCTCCTCTTAGATCCATCTACTAAAGAGTCCGATCGACAGAAG GCTGCTCAGAATCTAGTGGTGCTATCTCGAGATGAAGCAGGAGCTGAACAGATCTTCCGTAATGATGGAGCGAAGCTAATTCAGAAACTTCTGCAGTCAAAGCTGGAGGATGTTGTACTTTCTGCTCTCAGGACATTGGTTGGTTTGTGCACAGGACATCAGTCTAGA ACTATGGCGATAGTGAATGAGTTGGGAATGGAGCAGCTGTGTGCGGTAATGGGATCAGGAGCTTCAAGTGTGTCTCTGGCTGCCTGCCATCTGCTACAGGTGATGTTTGAAGCTCTGACAGAGGGAATGAAAAGAGAGATCAGAGGAAAAGATGAAGCTATACTTCCTG AACCATCCAAGGAGCTGCGGTCAATGTTACGACACCTTTTGGAAATGATGCCAGCATCAAATGTGTCAGGGCCGGGCAGAGACAGCGCTATAAATCTCCTTGTCAAACAAGTACCCCGCAAATCCTTGAAAAACCCAGATAACTCCCTCACGTTATGGGTGGTAGACCAGG GGCTGAAGAAGATCCTGGAAGTGGCTGGGACTGTCCCAGAGATCTCAGAAGGGCCACCTCTTACAGACAACAGTCACATGAGCTGTTCAGTCTTGCTGAGCAAACTCTATGATGACCTAAAGAGTGACAAAGAGAGGGAGAACTTCAACAAACTATGTGAAGAATATGTTCA GCAACATTTCAGCCGGCCTGGCCTAGACGGCAAGCTGCGAGCCATCCAGACAGTATCAGTGCTTCTACAAGGACCGAGTGACGTGGGTAACAGAACTCTGGAAATGTCAGGAATGATGGATGCCGTGATATCGCTGTGTGCCTCCGAAGATGTTACTCACCAGCAGGTAGCGGTTGAGGCTCTAATCCATGCTGCAGGCAAAGCCAAGAGAGCTTCATTTATCACAGCCAACGGAGTGTCCCTGCTAAAGGACCTATACAAGAAGAGCGAGAATGACAGGATACGTGTGAGAGCCCTAGTG GGTTTGTGCAAGCTTGGATCAGCAGGAGGAACAGATTTCAGCATGAAGCAGTTTGCAGAGGGATCAACACTTAAGCTTGCCAAGCAGTGCAGGAA GTGGCTGTGTAATGAGACTCTCCCCCCAACTTCCCGCCGCTGGTCTGTGGAAGGTCTCGCCTACCTCACCTTTGATGCAGATGTAAAGGAAGACTTGGTGGAAGACAAGAATGCCCTGCTGGCCATGTTTGACCTTGCAAAG tCTGAGGATAAGACTGTGCTCTTTGCTGTGGGTTCTACATTAGTGAATTGCACCAACAGTTATGATGTGGAGAAACCAGACCCTCAAATGGTGGAGCTGGCCAAGTATGCAAAGCAGCATGTACCTGAGGAACATCCCAAG gATGCACCTTCCTATGTAGAGAAAAGGTTGGTGAAGCTGCTGGAGGCTGGTGTGGTGTCTGCATTGGTTTGCATGGTCAAACAGGAGAGTCCTGCACTCACTGAGGCTTGTAGGGAATGTATTGCCAG GGTGTTCTTGGCCCTAGTGGAGCGACAGGAAGACAGAGGCACAGTGGTGGCACAGGGTGGAGGAAAG GCTCTGATCCCACTTGCATCCGACAACACAGATGCAGGAAAAATCAAAGCTGCACAAGCCCTGGCAAAAATAACCATCACGTCTAACCCGGAGATTGCCTTTCCAGGAGAAAGG ATCTATGAGGTGGTACGCCCACTAGCCAGCCTTCTGAGGCTTGAGTGCACCCTGCTGCAGAACTTTGAGGCACTCATGGCTCTCACAAACCTGGCTGGCATCAACGATAGACTCAG GCAAAAGATCATCAAGGAGAAAGCTGTACCTAAAATTGAAGGTTACATGTTTGAGGAGCATGACCTTGTACGAGCTTCTGCCACAGAGTGCATGTGCAACTTGGTTTTAAATACAGAG GTGCAGAAGCTCTACCTGGCCACAGGAAATGATCGCCTGAAGCTGCTCGTGCTTTACAGCGGAGAGGATGACGAGAGGCTGCGGAAAGCTGCTGCAGGAACCTTGGCCATGCTGACAGCCGAACAGCCTGAACTCTGCGCTCGCATCCCTGGAACT ACAACCCACTGGCTAGAAATTGTGCAGGCTTTGTTGCTCAGTGAAATACCTGACCTACGTCATCGTGGAGTGGTCATAGTTCAGAACATGATCCAGGCAGAGAAGAGTCTGGCTGAGAAACTCATAGAGAGCGAAGCTCTGGAGATTCTTTCCGTCCTTGCAAAGGGAGGAGAGGGCACGCCAGATGCCGTCTCGAAGATAGCTCAGAACTCCCTGGATAAAGCAATGGAGTACGGCATCATCAGAAGCagggaagaaaaggagaagAGCTCAGGAACTGAACCCTGA
- the unc45a gene encoding protein unc-45 homolog A isoform X2, producing the protein MPRKVALDTDQGDVKARFRRAQAFQKLGRFDQAFLDAQRCAQLEPKNKAFQDLLRQLGAQIQQKSVQLNSTDARVQQMFSLLLDPSTKESDRQKAAQNLVVLSRDEAGAEQIFRNDGAKLIQKLLQSKLEDVVLSALRTLVGLCTGHQSRTMAIVNELGMEQLCAVMGSGASSVSLAACHLLQVMFEALTEGMKREIRGKDEAILPEPSKELRSMLRHLLEMMPASNVSGPGRDSAINLLVKQVPRKSLKNPDNSLTLWVVDQGLKKILEVAGTVPEISEGPPLTDNSHMSCSVLLSKLYDDLKSDKERENFNKLCEEYVQQHFSRPGLDGKLRAIQTVSVLLQGPSDVGNRTLEMSGMMDAVISLCASEDVTHQQVAVEALIHAAGKAKRASFITANGVSLLKDLYKKSENDRIRVRALVGLCKLGSAGGTDFSMKQFAEGSTLKLAKQCRKWLCNETLPPTSRRWSVEGLAYLTFDADVKEDLVEDKNALLAMFDLAKSEDKTVLFAVGSTLVNCTNSYDVEKPDPQMVELAKYAKQHVPEEHPKDAPSYVEKRLVKLLEAGVVSALVCMVKQESPALTEACRECIARVFLALVERQEDRGTVVAQGGGKALIPLASDNTDAGKIKAAQALAKITITSNPEIAFPGERIYEVVRPLASLLRLECTLLQNFEALMALTNLAGINDRLRQKIIKEKAVPKIEGYMFEEHDLVRASATECMCNLVLNTEVQKLYLATGNDRLKLLVLYSGEDDERLRKAAAGTLAMLTAEQPELCARIPGTTTHWLEIVQALLLSEIPDLRHRGVVIVQNMIQAEKSLAEKLIESEALEILSVLAKGGEGTPDAVSKIAQNSLDKAMEYGIIRSREEKEKSSGTEP; encoded by the exons ATGCCTCGAAAGGTCG CACTCGATACTGACCAAGGTGATGTGAAAGCCAGATTTCGGAGGGCCCAGGCATTTCAGAAACTTGGCCGGTTTGACCAGGCCTTTCTGGATGCTCAGAGATGTGCCCAACTGGAGCCCAAAAATAAAGCTTTCCAGGATCTGCTCAGACAGCTGGGAGCACAGATTCAGCAAAAG TCAGTGCAACTAAACTCCACCGATGCTCGTGTGCAGCAGATGTTCTCCCTCCTCTTAGATCCATCTACTAAAGAGTCCGATCGACAGAAG GCTGCTCAGAATCTAGTGGTGCTATCTCGAGATGAAGCAGGAGCTGAACAGATCTTCCGTAATGATGGAGCGAAGCTAATTCAGAAACTTCTGCAGTCAAAGCTGGAGGATGTTGTACTTTCTGCTCTCAGGACATTGGTTGGTTTGTGCACAGGACATCAGTCTAGA ACTATGGCGATAGTGAATGAGTTGGGAATGGAGCAGCTGTGTGCGGTAATGGGATCAGGAGCTTCAAGTGTGTCTCTGGCTGCCTGCCATCTGCTACAGGTGATGTTTGAAGCTCTGACAGAGGGAATGAAAAGAGAGATCAGAGGAAAAGATGAAGCTATACTTCCTG AACCATCCAAGGAGCTGCGGTCAATGTTACGACACCTTTTGGAAATGATGCCAGCATCAAATGTGTCAGGGCCGGGCAGAGACAGCGCTATAAATCTCCTTGTCAAACAAGTACCCCGCAAATCCTTGAAAAACCCAGATAACTCCCTCACGTTATGGGTGGTAGACCAGG GGCTGAAGAAGATCCTGGAAGTGGCTGGGACTGTCCCAGAGATCTCAGAAGGGCCACCTCTTACAGACAACAGTCACATGAGCTGTTCAGTCTTGCTGAGCAAACTCTATGATGACCTAAAGAGTGACAAAGAGAGGGAGAACTTCAACAAACTATGTGAAGAATATGTTCA GCAACATTTCAGCCGGCCTGGCCTAGACGGCAAGCTGCGAGCCATCCAGACAGTATCAGTGCTTCTACAAGGACCGAGTGACGTGGGTAACAGAACTCTGGAAATGTCAGGAATGATGGATGCCGTGATATCGCTGTGTGCCTCCGAAGATGTTACTCACCAGCAGGTAGCGGTTGAGGCTCTAATCCATGCTGCAGGCAAAGCCAAGAGAGCTTCATTTATCACAGCCAACGGAGTGTCCCTGCTAAAGGACCTATACAAGAAGAGCGAGAATGACAGGATACGTGTGAGAGCCCTAGTG GGTTTGTGCAAGCTTGGATCAGCAGGAGGAACAGATTTCAGCATGAAGCAGTTTGCAGAGGGATCAACACTTAAGCTTGCCAAGCAGTGCAGGAA GTGGCTGTGTAATGAGACTCTCCCCCCAACTTCCCGCCGCTGGTCTGTGGAAGGTCTCGCCTACCTCACCTTTGATGCAGATGTAAAGGAAGACTTGGTGGAAGACAAGAATGCCCTGCTGGCCATGTTTGACCTTGCAAAG tCTGAGGATAAGACTGTGCTCTTTGCTGTGGGTTCTACATTAGTGAATTGCACCAACAGTTATGATGTGGAGAAACCAGACCCTCAAATGGTGGAGCTGGCCAAGTATGCAAAGCAGCATGTACCTGAGGAACATCCCAAG gATGCACCTTCCTATGTAGAGAAAAGGTTGGTGAAGCTGCTGGAGGCTGGTGTGGTGTCTGCATTGGTTTGCATGGTCAAACAGGAGAGTCCTGCACTCACTGAGGCTTGTAGGGAATGTATTGCCAG GGTGTTCTTGGCCCTAGTGGAGCGACAGGAAGACAGAGGCACAGTGGTGGCACAGGGTGGAGGAAAG GCTCTGATCCCACTTGCATCCGACAACACAGATGCAGGAAAAATCAAAGCTGCACAAGCCCTGGCAAAAATAACCATCACGTCTAACCCGGAGATTGCCTTTCCAGGAGAAAGG ATCTATGAGGTGGTACGCCCACTAGCCAGCCTTCTGAGGCTTGAGTGCACCCTGCTGCAGAACTTTGAGGCACTCATGGCTCTCACAAACCTGGCTGGCATCAACGATAGACTCAG GCAAAAGATCATCAAGGAGAAAGCTGTACCTAAAATTGAAGGTTACATGTTTGAGGAGCATGACCTTGTACGAGCTTCTGCCACAGAGTGCATGTGCAACTTGGTTTTAAATACAGAG GTGCAGAAGCTCTACCTGGCCACAGGAAATGATCGCCTGAAGCTGCTCGTGCTTTACAGCGGAGAGGATGACGAGAGGCTGCGGAAAGCTGCTGCAGGAACCTTGGCCATGCTGACAGCCGAACAGCCTGAACTCTGCGCTCGCATCCCTGGAACT ACAACCCACTGGCTAGAAATTGTGCAGGCTTTGTTGCTCAGTGAAATACCTGACCTACGTCATCGTGGAGTGGTCATAGTTCAGAACATGATCCAGGCAGAGAAGAGTCTGGCTGAGAAACTCATAGAGAGCGAAGCTCTGGAGATTCTTTCCGTCCTTGCAAAGGGAGGAGAGGGCACGCCAGATGCCGTCTCGAAGATAGCTCAGAACTCCCTGGATAAAGCAATGGAGTACGGCATCATCAGAAGCagggaagaaaaggagaagAGCTCAGGAACTGAACCCTGA